GGCGATCAGCGCCGCCTCGGTCGAACTGCTGCGCGGATTGGGCGTCTGGGAGAGCATCGAAGCGATGCGTTGCCACCCCTACCGACAGCTGGAGACGTGGGAGTGGGAAAACGCCCACGTGCTGTTTGACGCCAGCGAGCTGAAGCTGCCGCTGCTCGGGTATATGGTGGAAAACAGCGTTCTGCAGTACGCCTTATGGCAGGCGTTGCAGGCGCATTCGCAGGTGACGCTGAGCACAGAGACGCTGAGCGGGCGTGAAGCCAGTGAGGGCACCCAAACCCTAAGTTTTGAAAATGGCGATACATTGACGGCACAGCTGCTGATTGGCGCGGATGGTGCCAACTCCTGGGTGCGCCAGTCGGCGGGGATCGGTATTCATGCCTGGCAGTACGATCAATCCTGCATGCTGATAAGCGTCGAGTGCGAGCAGGAGGCGGGCGAGTCGACCTGGCAGCACTTTACGCCGAACGGGCCGCACGCCTTTTTGCCGCTTTATGATCGCTGGGCGTCGCTGGTGTGGTACGACAAGCCTGCGCGCATTCGCCAGTTACAAACCCTCTCCATGACGCAACTGGAGCAGGAGATCGCCCGCAACTTTCCGCCGCGGCTGGGGCGCGTTAAAGCGGTCTCTGCGGCGTCGTTCCCGCTGGTGCGTCGCCATGCGCTGCAATATATGCAGCCGGGGCTGGCGCTGGTGGGCGATGCGGCGCACACCATTCATCCGCTGGCAGGGCAGGGTGTCAATCTTGGTTATCGCGACGTTGATGCGCTGCTGGATGTGCTGTCACGCGCCCGCAGCCACGGCGAAGCATGGGCCAGCCGCGAGGTGCTGCAACGCTACCAGACGCGGCGCAGGGCGGATAACTTCATTATGCAGAGCGGGATGGATCTCTTTTATGCCGGGTTCAGTAACGATCTTGGCCCGCTGCGTGTGTTACGCAATATTGGCCTGATGGCGGCAGAGCGCGCCGGAGGGTTGAAACGCCAGGCGCTGAAATACGCCTTAGGTCTGTAAAAAAGCGCGAGCGACAGGTCGCTCGCGCATACCGTTACGGCACCGCAAGCATCCTGTCGAGTGCCGTCTTCACGCGTTTGTTGTCAACGAAATAGGCCTGATAGCCTGTTGTCGCATCAATCTCCTGCAACGCCCATTTCCCTGCATGCACATCGCTGATGGCGCGCGCTGTGCGATAGAGCGGTATCAGCAGCAGAACCAGCATGGTGCCCGCCGCCAGCCCTTCATAACTCACCAGCGGATTGGCGCGCGCCTGGTCGATCAACATCGCGATGGCTGCGAGTTGGATCAGCGCTCTCGCCATAAAGCCGCGCATAAAAAACTGGCGCAGCCGCTCAGGCGTGGAAAAACAGGGGTTTTTCAGCGAGGCACGCGTCTCATGCACCGGGATCCCCTGCACGTAGACCATCCACTCCTCGCGCTCTTTTATCAACGTTGCTTTGCCGTTCTCGCTCAGGATATGCAGCCGCATCGAGACCAGCACCGGAAACAGCAGCCCGATAACCAGAAAATAGAGGATTGGCGCGGTCAGCCCGAGAAAGGTGGCGGCAATAACCGCGACGACCAGCAGCAGATGATAGGGGGAGTAAAACCACAGAGTCGTAGTTTGGTAATTCATGGTGCGCACCCGACAGGGGAAAGATGGCTCAAATTAGCATGCTGTTCAGGCGCTTAACAGCTACTGATTGTCAGGAGGCAGAAAACAAAAAAGCCCGCCGAAGCGAGCTTTTTTGCTTTGATTGGCTGGGGTACGAGGATTCGAACCTCGGAATGGTGGAATCAGAATCCACTGCCTTACCGCTTGGCGATACCCCAAAAGTGCGCTTGCCGAAGCAAACGTCTTTGAAGTTGGCTGGGGTACGAGGATTCGAACCTCGGAATGGTGGAATCAGAATCCACTGCCTTACCGCTTGGCGATACCCCAACAAATCTTTTTCGGTTTAATGCCTGAGCATTACGCCTTGAATATGGTGGCTACGACGGGAATCGAACCTGTGACCCCAGCATTATGAGTGCTGTGCTCTAACCAGCTGAGCTACGTAGCCAAATTTTACTGCTTACCCAGTCATCGACTG
This Kosakonia cowanii JCM 10956 = DSM 18146 DNA region includes the following protein-coding sequences:
- the ubiF gene encoding 3-demethoxyubiquinol 3-hydroxylase, which gives rise to MTNHSTEVAIVGGGMVGGALALGLAQQGFAVTVIDKQTPAPFDASAPPDVRISAISAASVELLRGLGVWESIEAMRCHPYRQLETWEWENAHVLFDASELKLPLLGYMVENSVLQYALWQALQAHSQVTLSTETLSGREASEGTQTLSFENGDTLTAQLLIGADGANSWVRQSAGIGIHAWQYDQSCMLISVECEQEAGESTWQHFTPNGPHAFLPLYDRWASLVWYDKPARIRQLQTLSMTQLEQEIARNFPPRLGRVKAVSAASFPLVRRHALQYMQPGLALVGDAAHTIHPLAGQGVNLGYRDVDALLDVLSRARSHGEAWASREVLQRYQTRRRADNFIMQSGMDLFYAGFSNDLGPLRVLRNIGLMAAERAGGLKRQALKYALGL